The following proteins are co-located in the Dromiciops gliroides isolate mDroGli1 chromosome 2, mDroGli1.pri, whole genome shotgun sequence genome:
- the IL17C gene encoding interleukin-17C yields MEVSTSLRVSPSIHLSTHLVTIPEQESSPRRASCVLPGGAPGNVPLLSGASEEVASVFRGPGLPYVSGRTRFPPFGMQGRDKLNSLLAGAFQSCPTWDFCRLPQPGGCPAVVPSQPWSHKSLVFPSPYPASVTTPDPPAPTGCSTCVPPSLPEYKEPSKATGEIRNVQIDPLTAGDVLLAEPALTDGMGGMEIVAWLLFLCLPACFSRHPHWQPSETAHLHQRCYPPEELSDGQLPLHLMGQGARSARSLPATLVSSLEARSPAGGQRHHHHQGSRCPTLQLESLYEAEHQQRSLSPWSYRIDTDENRYPQKLAFAECLCKGCINMKSGRETSSFNSILLHQRVMVLRRRPCALKGDAQVTPGAFTFHIEYINVPVGCTCVLPRFQ; encoded by the exons ATGGaag TCTCTACTTCTCTCCGTGTCTCCCCAAGTATCCATCTCTCCACCCACCTGGTGACAATCCCGGAACAGGAGTCCTCGCCGCGCCGCGCTTCGTGCGTGCTGCCAGGCGGGGCTCCTGGCAATGTGCCCTTGCTATCTGGGGCGTCAGAGGAAGTAGCTTCGGTTTTCCGAGGGCCGGGGCTGCCCTACGTCAGTGGCCGCACTCGTTTTCCGCCCTTCGGGATGCAAGGTCGGGACAAGCTCAACTCTTTGCTCGCGGGCGCTTTCCAGTCTTGCCCAACCTGGGATTTCTGCCGCTTGCCCCAGCCCGGGGGTTGCCCCGCAGTGGTTCCctcccagccctggagtcataaGTCCCttgtcttcccttctccctacccGGCTTCTGTGACGACTCCGGACCCACCCGCACCCACAGGGTGCTCAAC GTGTGTTCCGCCCTCTCTGCCCGAGTATAAGGAGCCTAGCAAAGCCACAGGGGAAATCAGAAACGTCCAAATAGACCCCTTGACAG CTGGAGATGTGTTGCTGGCTGAGCCAGCCCTTACTGATGGGATGGGAGGGATGGAG ATCGTAGCCTGGCTTCTCTTCCTTTGCTTGCCCGCCTGCTTCTCCCGTCACCCACACTGGCAGCCTTCAGAAACTGCCCATCTTCACCAACGCTGCTACCCTCCCGAGGAGCTGTCCGACGGCCAGCTCCCCCTCCACCTGATGGGCCAGGGCGCCAGGTCTGCCCGCTCCTTGCCGGCTACACTGGTGTCCAGCCTGGAGGCTAGGAGCCCGGCTGGGGGACAGAGACATCATCACCACCAGGGCTCCCGATGCCCGACCCTCCAGCTTGAAAGCCTGTACGAAGCGGAGCACCAACAGCGATCTCTCTCACCTTGGAGTTACCG AATCGACACGGATGAGAACCGATATCCCCAGAAGCTGGCCTTTGCAGAGTGCCTATGCAAAGGTTGTATCAACATGAAATCAGGTCGGGAGACATCTTCATTCAACTCGATTCTGCTGCATCAGAGAGTCATGGTCCTCCGTCGCAGACCTTGTGCTCTGAAGGGAGATGCTCAGGTGACCCCAGGGGCCTTCACCTTCCACATAGAATACATCAACGTTCCCGTGGGCTGCACTTGTGTCCTGCCCCGCTTCCAATAA